The nucleotide window TCTCATGACGCCCTAACTTCCATTTTGACATTTAAGTTGAGATCCTCAGCTTGTATTTCTGCAAGAAAAGTAGAAAGCGGATATTGTCAACTGTAACACAATTTACAACGTCAAAATGTATACTGATACCGTGATAGACCATACAAAAAATCCCAAAAATATGCATTATCATAAAGAATATTGCAacttgtttgtcaaaaaaaataaagaatattgCAACTTAAAAATCAATTGATTGAAACAACACACAGGACTATGAAGTAACATCTTAACTAATCATGAGTGCATATGAATATAGGATCAAATTGATTTAAGCGCTTCAGGCTCAAACTGCCTAATCTTAAGCCATATAAAAATGCACCAAGACTGTAAGGATTGCAAATTGCCATGCAAATTTAGCATTTTCAGTTCCAAAACAATGAAGTGTTTTCTTATTCCTTCATACCCTTCACGGCTCCACTGAGGAAAAATAGATAgtgattaaaatgaaaaaatacaGCCACTATAAAAGCACCTGCATATTGATATCTAACACCATAAACTACTCTTCAAACTTTATCACGAGAAATGGAATTTTCGAAGACCCTGAGTAAGCTTGATGAATTCGAAGGAAACATTGAAAATAAGGACCGCTTTCGTTATTGTGTGACTATTAATTCCTCGATACACGATTGGCAATATGTGTGGTCACGTTATACAATTCCATTAGGAGCAGAACCAATCAATACATATTGAACAAATGTCCACTCTATACTTTCTCAATAAAATTCCCATGATACCAGCAGAACATCCTGCTTATACAGATTCTCAACTTGTACTACTTTTTACAATCAACATGGAAACATTATTGAAAAGCATAGAGATGACACGTACTCCGTATGCATTGCATTTGATTTTCATAGGACAGCAGCCAAGCACATTGCCAATTATGTTTTGAGAAATAACTAGTCACACACAACAATGAAAGTTATCCGTACTGTCGACGTGTCCTTTGAATTCATCAAGCTTACTCAATGTCTTCCAAGATGCAATATCTCgtgaaattattgaaaaagagtGTATTGCTGTTAGAAATCCGTCCCTAGTATTGCTAAGTGGAACATTGAATGACTGGaagggaatgaatttgaaaacaaTCCAAAACAAAATGCACCAAGTATTTGTAACTACTAACTAAAAATTGGTTCCGAGAATTGTGGCAAAATGAAAACACCACGAAACATCTCTCTTATAATTAATAAGTAACGAAACACCAAAACCAGAGCAGTTAAAAATTATGTAACAGGATAAGCAATTAAGACAGCCACAAGCAGGCATATAAGAGGTGAGCAATGACCACAGCAAGAACAACTTTATAAGTTAAAAGAGTCCTAACAAATATGACTTTGCACAGTAGAATAACATAAGAGGTCAAACCTGAAATTATCGATTTGAACCTGACAGAATTTCAAACATTCCACAGCAACTCAACCATGAAGTCTTTTTCACCAAATTTGGAGTCAAGCTTACTGAAGGCTGGATATCAtatcaacaaagaaaaatataaccaaaatgaattttaaacacacaaacaaaagaCAATCCATAATTATGCGATGAAACATGTATACAACGGTAAATGCCAAACCTGATTTTTGGAGGATTTTGGAGTCTCAGAATTCTTAGTATGTACTGCACCATTAGTAAATTTATTTAATGGACTAGCAGATGATGGAGTTAACACTTTAATATCAGATTCTTTTGGGTTAGGCTCCTCGAAACTTGATGTTTTCGCATTCTCATTTGTTGAGGGATATACACTATCCTCATTCATCCTCCCAGCAAGATCAATCACTTCTTGAAGAGGGGCTACTGAATTCTCTAGAAATACACTTCGAGTGTTGCTCTTTTCTACCTCAGACACAGAAGCCGCGGTCTTAACTGAATTAGTAGAATCTTCAGCAGCTGATTTACTGCCAGTCTCTTTGACCGCAGCCATATTGGAAGGTGAAGAATCATCCGATTTAACAAACTCATCATCCTTTGAGTTCTTCTCAGCTAGGGACTCGCCATTTGAAATAACACCAGGGTTCCCACTCTCAAGACATGATTCCTTCGCAGACATGACTTCAGAAGCAATTGGTCGAGCAGCTGATGTGTGTGAATTATACTCTCCACCATCACTTCCTTTCTCATTTTTggacttcaaatcatcatttcCTAACATTTTCATAGAATCAATCAAACTATCATCAACTAAAACCAATCTAATCAATATAAACCAAAATTcccaataaaaataatacaaagcAAGAACTATTAACATATACCCATCAAcccaaattaaccaaaaagacccaaaacaaaattgaatgagaATAATTAACAAATACCCATGCACCCAAATTAACCAAATAGACCAAAAATTATggtaaaaaacaaaacatgataaaaaaactGAATCTGACACAATATATAATTGAAAAGTACccttatattatatgattaattgacaaTTACACATGCACATGTTTTTATAAAGCTGTGTGTTTAATGCaagtaaaaattgattttaattaaattgactTGAATGCAATGTTTGTGTTTAAGATGCATTcacttaaaattaaattgaacaaTTTTGAGACTTGAAAGCAAAAGCTACAAATACCAGCTTAAAACTGTAATCAATTCTAGAGGCAAAAACAATTCAATCAAACAtgtcagaatcaattataaATGTAAGTAATCACTTTTGCACAAAAATGAATCCAAACATGTACTAAACAAAAATGAGGTACCTTGAATAGGGTTGTTGGTTGATGAgaggttgatgttgatgttttcCTTTTCCTTCTTGTTCCTGGCAGCTCTTCTCTTCTTAGGACCTGAAGGCATGATTTGAAGAATAGCTACAAATTTTGATTCAACTCAAAAATGTTAATTGAAATGGTTTTTGGCTCTATTGTATTTTGAATATATGTATGATACTAGGCGCGTGAAAAAGGTtagattttgttgtttgtttaggTCATTTTCTCCCTttcaaatattcaaactttGGGACCAAATACAACTTTATAAAGAGTTTCTTTTAGTTTAACCGTAAATTTGAAATTCGATATCAACGGAGTGTGATTCATTGTAGTTTTACTCGACTAAATAGATTAGTTTTAGTTGTGATATTCAATTCAAACCAAATTTTAGAATCTAACCATaagagaatttttaaatttggacATTGTTGgaaatatagaaaaatgaatATAGGAAAGgattaaatttgtaaaaatcatttttctatgGAGGAAACTactcaaatttttaattaactCATTTTGaccgtaaaaaaaataataattcatttttaatcacTTGCCATCCTATTCAATCACTTTTAGATTTTGGGTCATCGtttactttataaaaatattttttatttttcattttctaaaatatttgttCATTAATGAGATGGTGTGAGAGTCTAGAAGTGATTAGTcgcttttttaaaaaacaaaattgaacgtttggtccctcaattaatatcatatttttattttagtctcataactttaaaaaaaattcttttcgGTCCTTTAAATATGCTTTGAGGTTAGCTCAATTgatagggacattgcataatttatgcagagGCTGAGATTCGAACCCCATATACCCCACTTCTCACATTTAGTTTGATCCATGTCAGTTAACTTTAACCACAAAAGTATTAGATGGAGCAACATTGTAGGTGGTCTACCTTAGACCttattaattcttttaattttaacaatttGATCTTTTTATCAAAAAGTAATTGTTAGATCACGAAGGTCCATTGTATCTTACGGTATACCATCAATAGAtaattttttctcatttcttcATATTCATACtatcttcataaaaaatacaaaagaaaaaaaaaacccaaaagaactgatatattttttgtgatttgtgatagatttgttttttttcttctggattTACCATATTCAAGATCactttttttagtttgttattCCTCAGGTGGGTTGTGAGCTCGTCGATCTTTTATGCAGCTTACCTGACTCTCCTGCGCATGAGTTTTGTGGAATGGAAGAAATAATAGATTATTCAAGAACAAGTAAAGCTTCATTCACCAATTAATAGATAAAATCAAGTTGCATTCTTTTGGAGGATAAAGGCTACTCatgttgattttggtttaaGCTTTCCTGTTTGGTTGTCGAACACGTTTGTTTGTTTGGATATCGGCTAATTCGTTTTTGTTTTGCTCCTTTTGATGACTTGTTTCCGTTGTAAACTTTGAGATCTTCTTTAGTACACCTTGTGTTAAAGATGACTCTCCTTTGGTGTTAACATAtctcatttttgcttgttaaaaaaaactaaattaatgaTTCATAAATTTTAACATATGTTCTTGTGACTTAATTTAATTGATGGagacattgtataatatatgcagagAATGGATTCGAACTTTTTACATCCCACTTAATCACTTTGAGAGGTAAATTTCTAGACATCGACtacaacaccaaaaaaaattaaaatatttaacatatGATATATTCATTAACGAAATACTAAATGTATTTAATAAATCCACAAGTCATAACTCAACtgataaaaaagttaaaattattaGGTCAGACCTTGACCAAGGTTCGAACTCCAACTCATCCACTTATATGTGTACGTTTTAAGGttatttgtcatttcgtctattaaaaaaatgtatttaaccaATTATTTAGAAGtgttacataaaaaaatgtctCTAAAGTTGTCTAAATTTGGTCTTTCGACTGACACAATGTGCATATGGAGATCATTATatgatataat belongs to Medicago truncatula cultivar Jemalong A17 chromosome 6, MtrunA17r5.0-ANR, whole genome shotgun sequence and includes:
- the LOC11422799 gene encoding hyphally regulated cell wall protein 3, whose product is MPSGPKKRRAARNKKEKENININLSSTNNPIQGNDDLKSKNEKGSDGGEYNSHTSAARPIASEVMSAKESCLESGNPGVISNGESLAEKNSKDDEFVKSDDSSPSNMAAVKETGSKSAAEDSTNSVKTAASVSEVEKSNTRSVFLENSVAPLQEVIDLAGRMNEDSVYPSTNENAKTSSFEEPNPKESDIKVLTPSSASPLNKFTNGAVHTKNSETPKSSKNQPSVSLTPNLVKKTSWLSCCGMFEILSGSNR